A section of the Ranitomeya variabilis isolate aRanVar5 chromosome 1 unlocalized genomic scaffold, aRanVar5.hap1 SUPER_1_unloc_1, whole genome shotgun sequence genome encodes:
- the ETS2 gene encoding protein C-ets-2 translates to MTEFEIRNMDQVAPVYNMHRGILKRQLAFDNVNLSASIFTGLYSAYDAYEEEQAVPTGLDSLSHDSGSCELPLLTPCSKAVMSQALKATFNGFTKEQRRLCIPNNPWLWNQTQVCQWLSWAVTEFSLENLNFQKFIMTGQDLCNLGKERFLELAPDFVGDILWEHLEQMMKEQEKVQDQYIDSSSHHTSSQWISNDSLRFNMEPLHCVSQVHSYPKTEMYNNLCPVTRVTQVPSLLPVKQEFQNYSCMKSMGNNYSSLNHDYGQSNMNVLLSSLTSVKSMDRDSVDSGTESFEGSDSMLQSWTSQSSLVDMQRVPSYESFEEDASQSLCLNKPSMSFKDYVQDRNDPVEQGKPVIPAAILAGFTGSGPIQLWQFLLELLTDKSCQPFISWTGDGWEFKLTDPDEVARRWGKRKNKPKMNYEKLSRGLRYYYDKNIIHKTSGKRYVYRFVCDLHNLLGYTAEELHAMLGVQPDTDE, encoded by the exons ATGACTGAGTTTGAAATCCGAAACATGGATCAGGTGGCGCCAGTTTACAACATGCATCGGGGAATACTGAAG CGGCAACTGGCATTTGACAACGTAAACCTGTCGGCATCAATATTCACTGGATTGTACTCCGCGTACGATGCTTACGAAGAAGAGCAGGCCGTGCCTACAGGCTTGGACTCCTTATCTCATG ATTCTGGAAGCTGCGAATTGCCTCTCTTGACCCCATGCAGCAAGGCCGTTATGAGTCAGGCATTGAAGGCAACCTTTAACGGGTTTACAAAGGAACAGCGGCGGCTCTGTATTCCCAACA ATCCGTGGTTGTGGAATCAGACTCAAGTGTGCCAGTGGCTCTCATGGGCAGTCACTGAATTTTCCTTGGAAAATTTGAATTTTCAGAAATTTATTATGACCGGACAAGATTTATGCAACCTAGGAAAAGAACGATTTTTAGAGCTGGCCCCGGACTTTGTCGGTGACATTCTCTGGGAGCATCTGGAACAAATGATGAAAG AACAAGAAAAGGTTCAGGATCAATATATTGACAGCTCCAGCCACCACACCAGCTCCCAATGGATAAGCAACGACTCGTTAA GATTCAATATGGAGCCTTTGCATTGTGTATCTCAAGTGCACAGTTACCCGAAAACAGAAATGTATAACAACCTTTGTCCAGTGACTCGGGTAACTCAGGTCCCAAGTCTCTTACCAGTGAAGCAAGAGTTTCAGAACTATTCATGCATGAAATCCATGGGAAATAATTACTCCTCTCTGAACCACGACTATGGTCAAAGTAATATGAATGTTCTGCTGAGCTCTCTAACTTCTG taaaatccatggacagggaCTCTGTAGACAGTGGCACAGAAAGCTTTGAAGGCTCAGATTCGATGCTACAGTCATGGACAAGCCAGTCCTCCCTAGTAGACATGCAACGCGTTCCATCCTATGAAAGTTTTGAGGAAGACGCCAGCCAGTCGCTATGTTTAAACAAACCGTCTATGTCCTTTAAAGACTATGTTCAAGACCGAAATGATCCAGTGGAACAGGGAAAACCAGTTATCCCAGCAGCTATTCTAGCAGGTTTCACTG GGAGTGGACCAATTCAGCTTTGGCAGTTCTTGTTGGAATTATTGACTGACAAATCGTGTCAGCCCTTTATCAGCTGGACCGGAGACGGATGGGAATTCAAGCTCACTGACCCAGATGAG gtcGCTCGTCGCTggggaaaaaggaaaaacaaaCCTAAAATGAACTATGAGAAGCTAAGTAGAGGACTGAGATACTATTATGATAAGAACATTATTCACAAGACGTCAGGAAAACGCTATGTGTACCGATTTGTATGCGACCTCCACAATTTGTTGGGGTACACGGCAGAGGAACTGCATGCTATGCTCGGCGTTCAGCCTGACACTGATGAATGA